A DNA window from Betta splendens chromosome 6, fBetSpl5.4, whole genome shotgun sequence contains the following coding sequences:
- the fnbp4 gene encoding formin-binding protein 4, with product MGKKSRVTGGAVGRRTILQLSPPGLRGGNSGEREDAPSGSDEEQEGDAHRIVRRTAMKAPTVKATEGLSLLGAYEDSDEEDAGDSQRSAANSQRNQPADIDSTLANFMAEIDAITTQPSSEDAAPHPSAVTATPPRPEANTQQSARKDGQAQQGTEFEYNTQYSLAGVGVEMGDWQEVWDAGSGCYYYWNTLTNEVSWELPNCLADQVQSLGQGANSVNGNGTAHAGFYTEESTASAPAPTTVTKPKEVIESVVGLTSEEEERHGVAASLLSSLIPSEVKEAEDKWRKRLLKSLDDTEASLDSEGDAAKSPAEPLRDSETITTAPKDPCPKKPPGENSDAEEETEEDTVELELALERKKAELRALEEGDVSAGGSSPSSETSQDAAGPRGLLKKKRWKTAFPCAASPDSNSRGSDLQENADTALSKIPESVAEDEDKEIKSSEEKTLPPVKEEVETPELKFQIGELANTLTSKMEFLGINKKAISNFQLLLLQTETRIADWREGALNGVYLRRRLQEAAEHIKYYELNATPKGWSCHWDREHRRYFYVKDRTGASQWDFPTEEDKDEDPKGSQVTSTQTSGQGDTKALSASGVTGSCEPTAPAPPSQPPEPLQPPQPSAFWSPSQPPLPNSPPPPHNSPPPPPLPPDSPPPPPPPPDSDSEIMEVEMEMDDDNDAEPPAPGTEEDGSGKPPLPPGTASMKIVESSGPMVKGQKRKANQMNKSITIGSSPILYTQPVVNTGHLMPATAYWGVPAVTAPLVPCEPPIPPIPALPPQPPLPPSQPPFEPPGPKVLPIDKTKKIKKDKTKKSKTKMPSLVKKWQSIQKELDEEEKSSSSDEDREQLNKKSIEEWKQQQLVTGKASKNANFEALPEDWRERLKKRKMMNST from the exons ATGGGGAAGAAAAGTCGCGTCACAGGAGGAGCAGTCGGTCGAAGAACGATTTTACAGCTTTCACCCCCTGGACTGCGTGGCGGGAATAGCGGAGAGAGGGAAGACGCGCCCTCGGGGTCTGATG aagaacaagaaggTGATGCACACAGAATCGTGAGACGCACAGCGATGAAGGCTCCCACAGTAAAGGCCACGG AGGGTTTATCCCTGCTTGGAGCCTATGAGGATAGTGATGAAGAAGATGCGGGAGACTCTCAGCGTTCAGCCGCAAATTCTCAACGCAACCAGCCTGCTGACATTGATAGTACGTTGGCCAACTTTATGGCT GAAATTGATGCGATCACTACTCAACCAAGTTCAGAGGATGCAGCACCTCATCCTTCAGCCGTTACAGCCACCCCACCCAGACCTGAGGCTAACACTCAGCAGTCAGCTCGTAAAGATGGACAGGCTCAGCAAGGCACAGAGTTTGAGTACAATACTCAGTACTCTTTAGCTGGAG TTGGTGTAGAGATGGGAGACTGGCAAGAGGTATGGGATGCTGGTTCTGGCTGTTACTATTACTGGAATACTCTGACCAATGAGGTGTCCTGGGAACTGCCAAACTGTCTAGCTGATCAGGTGCAAAGCCTGGGACAGGGTGCCAACAG TGTCAATGGCAATGGTACAGCACATGCTGGTTTTTACACAGAGGAAAGCACTGCATCTGCTCCAGCGCCAACTACAGTGACCAAACCAAAG gAGGTGATTGAGAGTGTTGTGGGTCTTACAAGCGAAGAGGAGGAGCGGCATGGAGTGGCTGCATCTCTGCTTTCTTCTCTGATCCCTTCTGAAGTTAAAGAAGCAGAAGATAAATGGAGAAAAAGACTGCTGAAATCTTTAGATGACACAGAGGCTAGTTTGGATTCTGAGGGGGATGCAGCAAAATCCCCTGCTGAACCTCTGCGTGACTCAGAAACAATTACTACTGCCCCAAAAGATCCTTGCCCCAAGAAGCCACCAGGGGAAAACTcagatgctgaggaggagaccGAGGAAGACACAGTAGAGCTAGAGCTGGCCCTGGAGAGAAaaaag GCTGAGCTCCGGGCTCTGGAAGAGGGTGATGTAAGTGCAGGGGGCTCCAGCCCTTCTTCAGAGACAAGCCAAGATGCTGCTGGTCCTCGTGGTCTACTTAAGAAGAAAAGATGGAAGACTGCCTTTCCCTGTGCTGCCAGCCCGGACTCTAACAGCAGAGGCTCAGACTTACAGGAGAACGCAGACACTG CACTTTCTAAAATTCCAGAGAGTGTGGCTGAAGATGAAGACAAGGAAATCAAAAGTTCTGAGGAGAAAACACTTCCTCCAGTAAAAGAAGAAGTTGAAACACCTGAACTCAAG TTTCAGATTGGAGAACTGGCTAACACATTAACCAGCAAGATGGAGTTCCTGGGGATAAACAAAAAGGCCATCTCAAACTTCCAGTTGCTTCTGCTACAAACTGAG ACACGCATCGCTGACTGGAGGGAAGGTGCTCTGAATGGGGTCTATCTTCGTCGcaggctgcaggaagctgctgaacACATAAAATATTACGAACTTAACGCCACCCCAAAAGGCTGGTCCTGCCACTGGGACAG AGAGCACAGGCGGTATTTCTATGTGAAGGACCGGACTGGTGCCTCCCAGTGGGATTTCCCAACAGAGGAGGACAAGGACGAGGACCCAAAAGGCAGCCAAGTTACCTCGACTCAGACTTCTGGCCAAGGGGACACTAAAGCATTATCTGCATCTGGTGTCACAG GGTCTTGTGAACCCACTGCCCCAGCACCTCCTTCTCAACCTCCTGAGCCTCTTCAGCCCCCACAGCCCAGTGCATTTTGGTCCCCATCCCAGCCTCCCCTTCCTaacagcccccctcccccccacaactccccccctccaccaccactccCCCCAgactcaccaccaccaccacctccgccTCCTGACAGCGATAGTGAGAtaatggaggtggagatggaaatggatgatgataatgatgcgGAGCCTCCAGCCCCTGGAACTGAGGAAGATGGCAGCGGGAAGCCTCCTTTACCCCCAGGCACTGCCAGCATGAAA ATTGTAGAGTCATCTGGTCCCATGGTGAAAGGGCAGAAACGTAAAGCAAACCAGATGAATAAATCCATTACCATCGGAAGCAGTCCCATTCTTTACACCCAACCTGTTGTCAACACAG GTCATTTAATGCCAGCAACTGCCTATTGGGGTGTTCCAGCCGTTACTGCTCCTTTGGTCCCCTGTGAACCTCCCATCCCACCTATTCCAGCCCTACCTCCTCAACCGCCACTGCCACCATCCCAGCCACCATTTGAACCACCTGGACCCAAAGTTCTACCCATAGACAAGaccaagaaaataaaaaaggataAG ACCAAGAAGAGTAAGACCAAAATGCCTTCCTTGGTGAAGAAGTGGCAGAGTATTCAGAAGGAGCTGGatgaggaagagaagagcagcTCCAGCGATGAGGACAGGGAGCAacttaacaagaagagtattgAGGAgtggaaacaacaacagcttgtGAC AGGAAAAGCGTCGAAAAATGCTAATTTTGAGGCACTTCCTGAAGATTGGCGGGAACGACTGAAGAAACGGAAAATGATGAACAGCACATAA
- the bscl2 gene encoding seipin, which yields MYDYKESPQRQQSTGLEGGPTARTTTRTSGSDTMGAPMGPVLHWLHDVAAVTLLKARRTLFQAAILFCVLVLLLWVSIFLYGSFYYSYMPTVSFSTPVHFYYASDCDASGSALCSFPRANISFLKNDRDQVMANGQPYRISLELEMPESPVNEELGMFMVQMFLYTRGGHIVSSVGRSTMLHYRSSLLQTLSTLCFSPLLLTGMTEQKQLVEVELFSNYKTNAYQPTVGSIVEIQSKRVQIYSSQLRIHAYFTGIRYVLYNFPLTSAVIGVATNFAFLSVIVLFSYLQFIWGGLWPPDQVRVRVMMGDNTRIQQRREEALKRMERENSQKELNAPKVIGSVTDLSEFQGNETNTELFPTKPVNVSDASGPDVPGTKEESNETKEPGEDNGLNMLEASVLPHQGETTLRQRPGPWLSL from the coding sequence ATGTATGACTATAAGGAGTCGCCACAGAGGCAGCAGTCAACCGGGCTCGAAGGAGGACCAACTGCCCGAACTACGACTCGAACATCTGGATCAGACACCATGGGGGCTCCGATGGGACCGGTGCTGCACTGGTTACACGATGTGGCAGCTGTGACACTCCTCAAGGCACGGCGAACTTTGTTTCAGGCTGCCATTCTGTTCTGTGTCctggtcctgctgctctggGTGTCCATCTTCCTTTATGGAAGCTTCTATTACTCCTACATGCCCACTGTGAGCTTCTCCACCCCTGTGCACTTCTACTACGCCTCTGATTGTGATGCGTCAGGTTCAGCGCTGTGTTCATTTCCCAGAGCCAACATCTCGTTTTTGAAGAACGATCGAGATCAGGTCATGGCTAATGGACAGCCTTATCGCATATCTTTGGAGTTAGAGATGCCGGAGTCTCCAGTGAATGAAGAGCTGGGTATGTTTATGGTCCAGATGTTTCTTTATACCAGAGGTGGGCACATTGTCTCATCGGTGGGGCGATCTACAATGCTGCATTACCGCTCCAGCCTTCTGCAGACCCTGAGCACCTTAtgcttttctcctctccttctgacTGGTatgactgagcagaagcagcttgTGGAAGTCGAACTGTTCTCCAACTACAAGACAAATGCTTATCAACCGACTGTGGGCTCCATCGTTGAGATCCAGTCCAAGCGAGTGCAGATCTACTCATCGCAGCTCCGCATCCATGCCTACTTCACTGGCATACGCTATGTTCTGTACAACTTCCCCCTGACATCTGCTGTGATCGGCGTGGCTACCAATTTTGCCTTCCTCAGTGTCATTGTGTTGTTCAGCTATCTGCAGTTCATATGGGGTGGGCTCTGGCCTCCAGACCAAGTGAGGGTCAGGGTCATGATGGGAGACAACACCCGCAtccagcagaggagagaggaggctcTAAAGCGCATGGAGAGGGAAAACTCCCAGAAGGAACTCAATGCTCCCAAAGTGATAGGATCTGTGACTGATTTGTCTGAATTCCAAGGAAATGAAACCAACACAGAGCTGTTTCCCACAAAGCCCGTAAATGTCTCAGATGCCTCTGGGCCTGATGTGCCTGGTACCAAAGAAGAGTCTAATGAAACTAAGGAGCCAGGGGAAGACAACGGCTTGAACATGTTAGAGGCATCCGTGCTACCTCACCAGGGTGAGACAACGCTCCGCCAGAGACCTGGGCCCTGGCTGAGCCTGTGA
- the lrrc10 gene encoding leucine-rich repeat-containing protein 10, which yields MWWTSTAPLTASRMGNAMRGIIAFFPSERCQRILVGDLKEMPLDRTLDLSGRQLRRLPVTLCAFSELVKLYLSDNNLSSLPAELQALKKLQLLALDFNCFEELPEAVCRLPQLSILYLGNNRLHRLPRELKELKELSTLWLETNRFAVFPKVVCELPNLKTLHLGYNQIRTLPKELRRLEELRSIWLAGNQLAEFPPVLLEMHCLAVVDVDRNKIQQFPGLSYMQGLKLVIYDHNPCINAPAVAEGVRRVGRWADCPDSEQEDEGSKAASETTAEVTEAHPESEHNP from the coding sequence ATGTGGTGGACCAGTACTGCGCCACTGACAGCGAGCAGGATGGGTAATGCCATGCGAGGCATCATTGCCTTTTTTCCCTCCGAGCGCTGTCAACGCATCCTGGTGGGGGACCTGAAGGAGATGCCTCTCGATCGGACCCTCGACCTGAGCGGCAGGCAGCTGCGTCGGCTGCCCGTCACCCTGTGCGCCTTCAGCGAGCTGGTGAAGCTCtacctgagtgacaacaaccTCAGCAGCTTACCCGCTGAGCTGCAGGcgctgaagaagctgcagctgctggcccTCGACTTTAACTGCTTCGAAGAGCTCCCCGAAGCGGTCTGCAGACTGCCCCAGCTGAGCATCCTTTACCTGGGTAACAACAGACTTCACCGTCTGCCCAGAGAACTCAAAGAGCTGAAGGAACTTAGCACTCTGTGGCTGGAAACCAACCGCTTTGCTGTCTTCCCTAAAGTGGTCTGTGAGCTTCCGAATCTCAAGACCCTACACCTGGGCTACAACCAGATACGGACTTTACCAAAAGAACTTAGGCGACTGGAAGAGCTAAGAAGCATCTGGCTTGCTGGGAACCAGCTGGCCGAGTTCCCACCAGTGCTGCTGGAAATGCACTGCCTAGCTGTCGTTGATGTGGATCGAAACAAAATACAACAGTTCCCAGGACTGTCCTACATGCAGGGCTTGAAGCTCGTCATTTACGACCATAATCCCTGTATAAATGCCCCAGCTGTGGCCGAGGGTGTCAGGAGGGTCGGGCGGTGGGCGGACTGTCCTGATAGTGAGCAGGAAGATGAGGGGTCAAAGGCGGCGAGCGAGACCACAGCCGAGGTGACGGAGGCACATCCTGAGTCGGAGCACAACCCTTAG